The following proteins are encoded in a genomic region of Necator americanus strain Aroian chromosome II, whole genome shotgun sequence:
- a CDS encoding hypothetical protein (NECATOR_CHRII.G6551.T2), producing MGHRKRGEYAYVRDNREIEIVRISIWIKEKRKKERGKVEQNFDGLVRGVGRIPQGDDWRKKKKKKQETKIL from the exons ATGGGACATCGCAAGCGTGGTGAATACGCGTACGTTCGCGACAACCGCGAAATCGAAATA GTTCGTATTTCGATATGGAtcaaggaaaagaggaagaaggagAGAGGAAAAGTTGAGCAAAACTTCGATGGATTG GTGCGAGGCGTCGGACGCATACCTCAAGGTGATGATTGgcgcaaaaagaagaaaaagaagcaggaGACAAAGATTTTGTAG
- a CDS encoding hypothetical protein (NECATOR_CHRII.G6551.T1) — MKSSSSFLLFSEFELSSESQMALFCEEPSSVSSVAVDSVAVRISIWIKEKRKKERGKVEQNFDGLVRGVGRIPQGDDWRKKKKKKQETKIL; from the exons ATGAAATCTTCATcgtcttttctacttttttccgaGTTTGAATTGTCCTCCGAGAGCCAAATGGCGTTATTTTGTGAAGAACCTTCTTCGGTTTCCTCAGTCGCAGTTGACTCTGTTGCG GTTCGTATTTCGATATGGAtcaaggaaaagaggaagaaggagAGAGGAAAAGTTGAGCAAAACTTCGATGGATTG GTGCGAGGCGTCGGACGCATACCTCAAGGTGATGATTGgcgcaaaaagaagaaaaagaagcaggaGACAAAGATTTTGTAG